Proteins found in one Mycteria americana isolate JAX WOST 10 ecotype Jacksonville Zoo and Gardens chromosome 8, USCA_MyAme_1.0, whole genome shotgun sequence genomic segment:
- the IRF1 gene encoding interferon regulatory factor 1: MPVSRMRMRPWLEMQINSNQIPGLIWINKDKMMFQIPWKHAAKHGWDMEKDACLFRSWAIHTGRYKVGEKDPDPKTWKANFRCAMNSLPDIEEVKDKSINKGSSAVRVYRMLPPLTKDQKKERKSKSSREARNRSKRKSYEDMRTEESAERLTNTPLPDDHSGYTAHDYTGQEVEVESTSITLDLSPCEVSGSLTDWRPPMEITMADSTNDLYQLQVSPLASSSEVTDEDEEEMNSEIFKLLEPAQDWHTTSVGGKGFLTNEPGTQTMCSTYSYKEQDGEIDTTSGELEFRFFDQKSSLDFSWLETVRPTMQVIPCGL, translated from the exons ATGCCGGTGTCAAGGATGCGCATGAGGCCCTGGCTGGAAATGCAGATTAATTCCAATCAAATACCAGGACTGATATGGATTAACAAG GATAAGATGATGTTTCAAATCCCGTGGAAACATGCAGCTAAGCATGGCTGGGACATGGAGAAAGACGCCTGCCTTTTCCGGAGCTGGGCCATTCATACAG GAAGATATAAAGTAGGGGAGAAAGACCCTGACCCGAAAACCTGGAAGGCGAACTTCCGCTGTGCTATGAATTCACTGCCTGACATCGAAGAAGTGAAGGATAAAAGCATCAACAAAGGCTCCAGTGCTGTCAGGGTTTACAGGATGCTGCCGCCCTTGACAAAGGATCAGAAGAAAG AAAGGAAGTCGAAGTCTTcaagagaagcaagaaacagGAGCAAGAGAAAG TCGTATGAAGACATGAGGACGGAGGAGTCGGCAGAAAGACTAACCAACACTCCTCTGCCAGATGACCACAGTGGCTACACCGCTCATGACTACACGGGGCAGGAAGTGGAGGTTGAGAGCACATCCATCACCTTAG ACCTCTCCCCGTGCGAGGTGAGCGGCTCCCTGACTGACTGGAGGCCGCCGATGGAAATCACCATGGCTGACAGCACCAACGACCTCTACCAGCTCCAGGTGTCTCCCCTGGCTTCATCCTCGGAAG TCACAGACGAAGATGAAGAGGAAATGAATTCGGAGATTTTTAAG CTGCTGGAGCCAGCCCAAGACTGGCACACCACCAGCGTCGGGGGGAAAGGCTTTCTCACCAACGAGCCGGGCACGCAGACCATGTGCAGCACTTACAGCTACAAGGAGCAGGACGGGGAGATCGACACGACTTCGG GAGAGCTGGAGTTCAGGTTCTTCGACCAGAAAAGCAGCCTAGACTTCTCCTGGCTGGAGACAGTGAGACCTACCATGCAAGTCATTCCCTGTGGCTTGTAA